The DNA segment TTTCTGATGATCCTTTTAAATCCTAACGAAATTTCTTTTCCTGATCCTTTTTTACTGAAATCGGAATCAGGTGTGATGGCTGTTGGTGGAGACTTATCTCCCGAAAGATTGCATTTTGCTTACCAACTTGGTTTATTCCCTTGGTACAATCCGGGTGAGGAAATTCTTTGGTGGTGCCCCGATCCTCGTTTTGTGCTCTTTCCAAAAGATTTAAAAGTTTCCAAATCAATGAGAAAGATTCTTCGTGATGAGGTTTTTACTTTTACTGAAAATCACTGTTTTCGGGATGTAATGGAGGAGTGCCAAAATATTTTTCGAAAAGATCAGGATGGAACATGGATTTCAGAAGAGTTGATCGATTCATTTGTAAATCTAAATCAGAAAGGAATCGCCAAAAGCATTGAAGTCTGGCAAAATGAAGAATTAGTAGGTGGTTTTTATGGGATCCAGATTGGTAAAGTATTCTGTGGTGAAAGTATGTTTGCAAAAGTGAGCAATGCTTCCAAAGCGGGATTTATATATTTCATTCAAAAGTACCAGGACAGTCTGGAGTTAATTGATTGTCAAATTCATTCAGAACATTTGGAAAGTCTTGGCGCAACCATGATTTCTAAACTGGACTACTTAAAAATATTAAAAAATAACAACCATGAATCCTGAAAAAGAAAAGTGGATTTTACTGATAGTTCTTTCCATTATTTGGGGTTCGTCATTTATCCTTATTAAGAAATCACTCGAACATTTCAATCCTTATGAAGTTGGTGCTTTGCGGGTGCTAATTGCAGGAATTCTTCTTCTCCCAATGGCGATCACGAATTTTAAAAAATTTCCAAAGAAGCATTTAAAGTGGTTGATCCTGGCAGCCGTAACAGGAAATTTTATCCCCATGTTTCTTTTTCCTATCGCTGAAACTTCTGTTAGCAGTAGTATTGCAGGAATCGTTAATTCGATGATGCCTATTTTTATCATCATTGTAGGATTTCTTTTCTGGAAATTTTCTACCACGAAGAGACAATTGCTTGGTGTGGGAATTAGTTTTTTTGGAGCTTGCCTTTTGGCACTTTCCGGAGGCGAGAGTGGGGAGTTAAAACTGGTGCCAGTTCTCTTATTATTACTAGCGACTTTATGTTATGCCATTTCAATGACTACGGTTAAATCGAAACTTCACGAAATTCCAGCTAAAATTTTGTCAGCGTTCGTATTTTCATTTGTGCTGATTGGGCCTTCTTTGATCGCTTTGGTTTTTGCAGGATTTTTTCAGGACCTTCATCCAAACAAAGGATTGTTTATAGGATTGGGGTTTGTGAGTTTGTTATCCATTTTTGGAACGGGATTGGCGATGATGCTTAATTATCGTCTCTTGAACATCTCTACACCACTTTTTGCTTCTACGGTGACATTGTTAATGCCAGTAGTTGCGGTGATCTGGGGAATCTTGGATGGTGAAAAGCTTACGCCAATGCAGCTTGTAGGTGGTTTAATAATTATTGCCGGACTTATTTTCCTAAGAGCGAAATCCCCTAAAAAACAAAAACCACAAGACCCAAAAGTCGTGCGGTTTTAAATAAATCTAATAAAAAGTAAAAATGAAAGGCTACAAAGATATATAAAATTAAAAATACGATACAAGCTTTCTCTGTAAAAATTTAATAATATCGAAAATTATTTCCTTTTTAATATTTTGCTAAATTTGACTAATGTTTATTAAAGATTATATTTCCAAAGATTACCCGGCATTCAATACCAGCGATTCTATTGAAGTGGCGAATGAAATGGCAAAAGAATTTGGCTATTCGCATGTTTTTATCAAAAAGAAAGGAATTTACCAGGGCGCTTTAAGTCAGCCTTTTTTAGAGGAAAGTCCTGAAGGAAGTCTTGCGACTTTGGAGCATCATTACGAGAAATTCGCTTTACTGAATGATGGAAATGTGCTGGATTCTATAAGGCTTTTCCATACTTTTAACAGTAATGTTGTGCCGATCATCAACAAGCTTGAAAAATATGAAGGCTATCTTACGTGTGATGATCTGTTTTCTGAATTTGCGAAATATCCTTTGTTTTCAGAAAATGGAGCTTTGCTTGTCGTTCAGATCAATAAGAGAAGTTATTCAATGACCGAGGTTTGCAAAATTGTAGAATCGAATAATGCTAAAATTTACGGATGTTATATAAGTGCTTTTGAAGGTGACGATGTACAGATTAGTCTAAAGATCAGCAGCGAGAACCTGAGCTCGATCGATGAAACCTTTGAAAGATATGGTTACAGTGTGGTTCATAAATATTATGATGATGAAAAAGAAGAACTCTTGAAAGATAGATTCGGTTTTTTTCAAAAATATATGGAATTCTAGATGATAAAGGCAGCCATTTATTCGCAGAAAAATGATTTAGATACGTTTTTGTATCTAAGTAAATTTGTGTCCGAACTTGAGAAACGAGGCATTCAGGCAATCCTTTATGAAGAAATGGCAAAAGCAATGCAGTTCTCAAAAGGTTTTGAAACTTTTGCTTCAAAAGAAGATCTAAAAGAGAAAAAAGTAGATTACTTTTTTACTTTTGGTGGAGATGGAACGATTGTAAATTCTTTGCTTTTCGTACAGGACTTAGAAATACCAGTGGTAGGTGTGAATACCGGAAGATTAGGTTTTTTGGCAAGTTTTACCAAAGAAGAAATTTTCCTTGAATTAGATGGGATCATTAGAGGCGAGGTTAAGATCAGTGCCCGCTCCGTCATTGAAATTGTTTCCCCAAACAATTCAATGTTTTTTCCTTTCGCACTAAATGATTTAACGATTTCCAGGAAGGAAACCACGGCTATGATTACGGTAGAATCTTACATCAACGGTGAGTTTCTTAATACTTTTTGGGGAGATGGACTTATTATCTCTACTCCTACAGGATCTACGGCGTATTCCTTAAGTTGCGGTGGACCTATTATTACGCCCAACAATAATAACTTTGTTATCACGCCAATTGCACCTCATAATTTAAATGTTCGTCCTCTTATTGTAAATGATGATGTGGAAATTCGTTTAAACGTGAAAAGCCGTGTCCCACAATATTCACTATCACTTGATTCCCGTCTTTTTCATATGGAAACAGATGTGGAAGTGATTTTACGGAAGGCACATTTCAAACTTCTACTGGTGCATCCTAATAATTTAAGTTTTTACGAAACCATACGTCAGAAATTGCTGTGGGGCAATGACAAAAGAAATTAAATGTTTCAGTTAAAATTCTTAACTTTACTGTTCCAAAAACAGCAAAAAATAAATCTATAAAAATATCAGTTATGAGCAAAAAGTTTCCGGCAGGAGTTGCCACAGGACAAATGGTTACGGACATTTTTCAGTTCGCAAAAGAAAATAAATTTGCACTTCCCGCGGTTAATGTGATTGGTTCCAGCAATGTAAATGCGACCATGGAAACTGCAGCGAGATTAAATTCACCTGTAATTATCCAATTCTCTAACGGTGGAGCAGCCTTCAACGCCGGGAAAGGATTAAGCAATGATGCACAGAAAGCGGCTATCTTAGGTGGTGTAGCTGGTGCAAAGCATATTCATACTTTAGCAGAAGCTTATGGAGCGACTGTAATTTTGCATACTGATCATTGTGCTAAGAAATTATTGCCTTGGATTGATGGATTGATGGATGCTAATGAAGAGTTTTTTGCACAAACCGGCAAATCGCTTTATTCTTCACATATGCTTGATCTGTCAGAGGAGCCAATCGAAGAAAACTTGGATATTTCTTATAAGTATTTCGAAAGAATGGCTAAGATGGGAATGACGTTGGAAATTGAACTTGGTATTACGGGTGGTGAAGAAGATGGAGTTGATAATTCTGGCGTAGATTCTTCAAAATTATATACGCAACCAGATGAGGTGGCTTATGCTTATGAAAGATTAAATGCAATTTCACCAAACTTTACCATAGCTGCTGCTTTTGGAAATGTTCATGGTGTTTACAAACCTGGAAATGTAAAATTGACTCCAAAGATTCTTGATAATTCTCAGAAGTTTGTAGAAGAGAAATTTGGTCTTGGAGCGAAACCAATTAACTTTGTATTCCATGGTGGTTCCGGTTCTTCACATGAAGAAATTAGAGAAGCCATCGATTATGGAGTGATCAAAATGAATATTGATACCGATTTGCAATTTGCTTATACAGAAGGAATTAGAGACTATATGGTTAATAATATAGAATATCTGAAAAGTCAAATCGGAAATCCAGATGGTTCTGATAAACCAAATAAGAAATATTACGATCCAAGAGGCTGGATGAGAAAAGGAGAGGAAACTTTCGGTAAAAGATTAGAACAAGCCTTCGAAGATCTTAACAATATCAATACGTTGTAATTAAACAGTTTTAGATTCTATTTTTAAAATCAATTTGTTTTTATTTGTAGTCTGAAATTTGTAATCTAAAATTTAAATAAATGGCATTCGACTGGTTTAAAAGAAAAACACAGAATATCACGACCTCTACGGAAGATAAAAAAGATGTTCCGAAAGGACTTTGGCATCAAACGCTCACGGGGAAGATCATCGAACACGAAGAATTAAAAGCGAATAATTATGTGTCTCCGGAAGATGGTTTCCATGTAAGAATTGGCAGTAAAGAATTCTTTTCTATTCTTTTTGATGAGAATACATTCACAGAACTTGATGCGAATGTTGAAAGTGTGGATATGCTCCAGTTTAAGGATACAAAATCGTACACCGACCGCTTGAAAGAAGTAAAAGCCAAAACAAAACTAACCGACTCGATCCGAAATGCAGTAGGAACTGTAAATGGAGAAAAGATGGTGATCTCATGTATGGACTTTAGCTTTATCGGGGGATCATTAGGTTCTGTGATGGGCGAGAAAATCCGTCGTGCTGTTGATTACTGTATTGAGCATAAACTCCCCTACATGATTATCTGCCAGTCAGGTGGAGCAAGAATGCAGGAGGCAACTTATTCTTTGATGCAGCTGGCGAAAGTTCAGTCAAAATTAGCGCAGCTTTCAGAAGCTGGGTTATTATATATCGCTTATTTATGTGATCCTACTTTTGGTGGAATTACGGCTTCTTTTGCAATGACCGCAGATATTATCATGGCAGAACCCGGTGCGTTGATCGGCTTCGCTGGTCCACGGGTAATTCGTGAAACCATTGGTAAAGATTTACCTGAAGGATTCCAGACGTCTGAATTTTTGCAGGAAAAAGGATTTGTTGATTTTATCGTTAAAAGAACAGAAATTAAAGATAAAGTTTCCAAAACAGTAAAATTATTAAGCCACGCGTAAAAATATATAAATAATTAAATGATCTCACCTCAATATAGGTGGGATTTCTTTTGATGAGAAATTTCAAAATTATATTTACTACGCTGCGATCACTAAGTTTCGGTAAGATGATGAAACTTTTGAAGTTAACGTTGCCACATCCTCTTTTTTCGATTTTGGGACTTTATGCTACGTTAAGAAGTTTTTCCTTAGCTCAAAAGCATTTTCCAAAAACGCATTCTAATAATGGAGTAGGCAATGCATTTCGTCATTCACTTTGGACTTGCTTGATCATGATGTATTGCTGTAAAATTTCTTCACCTGAGAAAGCATTGGATTATTGCAAAAAAATGACTGATCTGCACGAAGAACTTTTCCCTAATAAACCGCTCGAAACCAAGATGGATTTGCACAATAACCAAGTTGGTTTAGATTATTTTATGCAAATGCTTTCCGGTGTTCACAGACAGTTTTTTGAGACGAACTTTTTCGTTGATGAACTAAAGAGCAAAACTAAAACTGCAAAAGTGTTGAAAACGCTTAATGATGATTTTAAAGGTGATTTGGTTTATCTAGAGAAATAAATCGGATTATTTCTTTGAAATTCTATAAAATTTACCGCTATCCGTGATGCTGTATAGATTTCCATCCTGTCCACTGAGAATATCTCGGAATCGTTCATTTTGATCTTCCAGTAGCCATTCTTCACCAACCACCTTATTGTTTATGATGACTAATCGGATAATTTTTTCACCACTAAGGCATCCCAGCATCATGTTGTTTTTCCACTCATCGATATTGCCAGTGTAAAAATCAATACCACTCATGGAAATAGAAGGATCCCAATAATAGATTGGTTGTTCAGTACCTTCCTTTTGCGTAATGCCGTTGTTAATTTTCTTACCACTATACTCAAGACCGTAAGTGATATTTCCCCATCCATAGTTTTTTCCTGGCTGGATCAGATTAACTTCATCTCCACCTTTCGGGCCCATTTCAGCTTCCCAAAGTTGCCCTTTTTCATCCATTGCTAAACCTTGTGGATTTCTGTGACCATAAGAGTAGATTTCAGGTTTAAATTTGGAGTTGCCTATAAATGGATTCTCAGTTGCTGGTTTTCCTTCTTTGGTTATTCTTAATACTTTTCCTAAATATGCCAGAGGATCCTGTGCAAAAGGTCTCGTCTGTATATCCGAGCGTTCCCCTGTACTTACAAAAAGATTTCCTTCTCTATCAAAAAGCAGTCTGCTGCCGTAATGTAATTTCCCATCATAGGTTGGTGTGGCTCTGAAAATAACTTGTAGATTTTCAATCATTTTTTCATCTGCAGAAAGCCTTCCTTTCCCGACTGCGGTGTGATTTCCTCCTTCTACTGGTTCTGAAAACGTATAATAAATCATTCTGTTTGATGTAAAATCGGGATCTAAGGCAACGTCTAATAATCCACCTTGTGCTTTGGAATCGACTTTGGGGAAACCAGTGATTGTAGTCAATAGTTGTCCATCTTTCGAAAGAATACGCATAAACCCAGATTTCTCAGTTGTTATGAATCTTCCATCTGGCAGGTTGATAATTCCCCAAGGTTTCCCCAAGTTAGAATTGATGATTTCAACGTTATACGGTGTATTTGTTTTTAGACCTTTTACGCGGGATTGGCCAGTAAAAGCAGATTGGTAAGAAGGTGCGTTTTTATCGGCTGTTTCAGGATTTGGTAGCTGACCTTTCGGCGTTTCGTTATGGTCTTTATTTGATATTGTTTTTGAGTTACCGTTACAAGATGTTAACACCAAAAAAATCAAAAATATAGAAATAGTATCAGTTGGAGATTTCATAGAGAAATTATTTTTATGCACTATAATCAGCAACAAATAGCGTTCCGTGTTATTTATTTTAAGTTTTTTACAAAAATAAATTGTCAATTAAAAAAGTTGTTCTACATTTGTAGAGTTGAATATAGACTTGTAGAAATGAAACAGAGATTAACAGAAGCAGAAAAGGAGATCATGGAAATCCTATGGGATCGAAACACAGCTTTCATGAAAGATATATTAGACCTGTATCCTGAACCAAAGCCAGCATCAACTACTGTTGCGACTCTTTTAAAAAGGATGCAAACTAAAGATCTGGTAGGTTACAAAACGTTTGGGAATTCCCGAGAGTATTTTCCGAAAGTTGAAAAAGAAGTTTATTTCAATCATGAAATGACCTCAATGATTGACCGTTTTTTTAATAGTTCCGTTTCGCAGTTCGCTTCTTTTTTTGCGTCAAATAAAAAACTTTCTCAGTCGCAATTAAAGGATCTTCGGGATATCATCGATCATCAAATAAAAGATTAAAAACATGGAAACACTTATTTTAAAAATCCTTATATCTTCCTGTTTACTGATTGGGTTCTATTATGTGTTTTTAGAAAAGGACCGAACTTTTAAATTTAATAGGGTATTTCTTCTGACAACTTTACTTTTTGCTTATGCCGTTCCGTTTATTCCTTTCGGTTCCCGTCTTAAAACCATAGGTGAGTCTAACTTATTGATAGGTAATCCTTTGCCGATAATACCACAGTTAAATGGGTCCGAATCTACAAGTGTGGATTGGGTTAGGATTTTAATAATTGCCTATCTTTTGGTTTCTGCCTTATTTCTGATCAAGTTCATTTACGCTATTGCTAAGATTAAATTTGTGAAGGGAGAACAACGAAGATTAGGGGACCAGAAAGTGATGATTATAGAGAAAGATTACGCTCCGTTCAGCTTTTTGAGCACGATGTATTTCAATAAAAAATATTTCATTAATGATCAAATCGATGATCGCATATTTTTACACGAAAAGTGTCATATTCAAGAAAAACATAGTGCAGATATCCTCTTTGTTGAATTTCTAAAAATATTATCGTGGTTTAATCCTGCTTTATTTTTTTATAAGAAAGCGATGGTTGCCAATCATGAATTTCTAGCTGACGATTATGTTTTGCGACGCAATCATGATATTCGCAATTACCAACATTTGATTTTAAAAGAGATTAAATTTTCTCAACACTTTAACCTGACTCACCAATTCGATTTTAATAACACAAAAAAAAGATTTATTATGATGACTTCAAAAAATTCCAGATTTACCACATTGAAGAAAATTGCACTTCTTCCAGTACTCGTAATTTTATTTGTTTCTTTCACAAAGAAAAGTACCGGGCAAAACAATAGTGAAAATGATAAAAGAACTTCTTTTATAAAACAAGTGAAAGAAAGTTCAATTATACCGACGATCGCCAAAAAGAACGATGATACAGACCTTCTTTCCATAATTGCAAAAAGAACGGTGGAAAATCTAGCAGTCTCAGCAGATACTGTTCGTACTAAAGTAAAGCAGGCAGAAGTTGCTCCTGCCCCTGTCGCTCCACCGAAACCAGTAGAAGCACAGGGAGAAACTGTAGATATTTTACCAGAATTTCCAGGTGGAATTAATGCGTTTAGAAGTTTATTGGCAAGCAAATTTAATACTGCAATATTTAAAGGTGATGAAGGTTTAATTAAAGCGACAGTGTATACAAATATTGATGAGAATGGGAAGATGACTGATATTTTCGCGGAAGGTACAAACCAAAACTTCAATCGTGAAGCTGAAAGAGCTTTGACGATGATAAGTGCAGATCATGTCTGGATTCCCGCGAAGCTGCATGGCAAACCGGTGAAATATCGTTTTAAATTACCTTTGACAATGAAATTTGAAGGACCCGCTGTTCGGAAATAATAGTATTAGAAAGAGAAATAAACGAGATTTTATACATTAGTTTTAGGCCTCCAAATTGATTTTGGAGGTTTTTTTATGAAAAAATCAGCAAAATATATGGTAAATCTAACAGAGAACTTCTATTGCTATATATGATTTAGGAACACCATTGAATCTTTTCTTTTCCGTATTTTTGCAAGATGCAATTCAAACTTGAATCAGAATATAAACCTACTGGCGATCAGCCAAATGCCATAAAAAAACTCACCGAAGGTTTAGAAATCGGGGAAAAATACCAGACTCTTCTCGGAGTTACGGGTTCCGGTAAAACCTTTACTATAGCTAATGTCATAAATAATGTGCAAAAACCGACTTTGGTTTTAGCTCATAATAAGACTTTGGCAGCACAGCTTTTCATGGAATTCAAAGAATTTTTCCCTGAAAATGCCGTCGAATATTTTGTGTCTTATTACGATTATTATCAGCCGGAGGCATTTATTGCTTCTACCAATACCTATATTGAAAAGGATTTATCCATTAATGAAGAAGTAGAAAAGCTTCGGCTTTCTGCAACGGCCAGTTTACTTTCTGGTAGAAGAGATGTATTGATTGTTGCTTCAGTCTCTTGTATTTATGGGATTGGAAATCCTGCAGAGTTTCATAAATCATTAATTTCCATTGAAAAAAATCAAAAAGTAACGCGTACCAGTTTACTGCACTCTTTGGTTAATGCTTTGTATTCGAGAACGATCAATGAGTTTACCAGAGGTACTTTTAGAGTGAAGGGTGATGTAGTGGATGTTTTTCCAGCTTATGCCGACAACGCGATCAGAATTCAGTTTTTTGGTGATGAGATTGAAACCATTCAAAGTTTTGATCCAACTTCAGGAAACGTCATGCAGGTCTTTGATCAGATTCAGATTTATCCAGCAAATCTTTTTGTAACATCCAAAGAGACTCAGGTCAGCGCGATCAAAGAGATTCAGGATGACATGGTAAAACAGGTGGACTTCTTTAATGATATTGAAAAACCTTATGAAGCAAAACGCTTGCAGGAAAGAACAGAGTTTGATTTAGAAATGATGAAAGAGCTTGGTTATTGTAGTGGAATAGAAAATTATTCCCGCTATTTTGATGGCAGGTTACCGGGTTCTCGTCCATTTTGTTTATTAGATTATTTCCCCAAAGATTATTTGATGGTCATTGATGAAAGTCACGTGACGGTTTCTCAAGTACATGCCATGTATGGAGGTGACCGCAGTAGAAAAGAGGTTTTGGTGGAACACGGTTTCCGACTTCCTGCTGCGATGGATAACCGTCCGCTTAAATTTGAGGAATTTGAAGCGATACAGAATCAAGTGATTTATGTTTCTGCAACACCCGCGGATTATGAACTGGAAAAAACAGGTGGTGAATATATCGAACAGTTAATTCGTCCGACCGGTTTACTGGATCCCGTAATTGAAATTCGTCCTTCGTTGAATCAAATTGATGATTTAATGGAAGAAATTCAGAAGCGTGCAGAAGTTGATGAACGTACACTGGTCACAACCTTAACGAAGAAGATGGCCGAAGAACTGACTAAATATTTTACGAAGTTCGGAATTAGAACACGGTATATTCACTCTGATGTGGAAACTTTAGACCGTATTCAGATCATGCAGGATCTGCGTGTTGGTTTGTTTGATGTTTTAGTTGGTGTCAATTTATTAAGAGAAGGATTAGATCTACCCGAGGTTTCTTTAGTCGCAATTCTCGACGCTGATAAAGAAGGAATGCTACGTTCCAGAAGATCTATGACGCAGACCGTTGGTAGAGCAGCACGGAACTTGAATGGTAAAGCGATTTTATATGCTGATAAAATGACCAAATCCATGCAGGCTACAATCGATGAAACTGCATATCGCCGTCAGAAACAGATCGAGTACAATGAAAAGCATGGCATGGTTCCTACCGCTTTGAATAAGAAAATTTCTGAAGTGTTGGTCGGCCGAAGCAAAGATTTCCCAGATGAGAAATACACTCAGAAAGAAATTCTGCGAAAAGTGGCAGAACAAAAAGCGACTTATGGAAATGAGGATATCGAAAAATTAGTTGCTGAAAAACAAAAAGCAATGGAAAACGCTGCTAAAAACCTGGATTTCATTAAAGCTGCGAAGTTGCGAGATGAAATTAATGCCTTAAAAACAGAATGATTTTTTTAGCGCACGATAGATTTTCTATTAAGCGTAAGATTTGGTTTTATAATTCTTAAAGTCTTTGCTAATTTAATCTGACTAATACCGGTGTAAATTAAACACAATACTAAAAGAAAAAGAACTGATATTTTGTAGTAAAATTCCGCATTTATTTCTGAAGTCCAAGAAGTTATAGGTTTTAGAAAATGGGATCCTAGAATAGAGAATGGTAACGCAAAGTATGAGCGCCAATGATATGTTGAAAATTTCAGGACGGAAAATTCTTTTTTGTAAATAAAATTATTAATAATCAAATTGTAGAGAATAGTTCCATAACAAAATAGGTTGATGCCTAAAAATGCATATTTGATAAACGTAAGTATTACATCTTTGTTCAATTGCGAAGTTATAACACCTAAAATGAAAATAAAGAATGTTAAAGCAAGCGATTGTAAGATCCTAGTTGTGATTTCTCTTTTCCTGATCTTTTGCTCAAATCTTGTAATCAGTACATTTTCTATTTTTCGTAAAATATAGAAAGGATAAAAAGTGGTTAATTCCTCTTTCCAACTGTCTTTTGTCTTACTAAAAGCTTGCTCGAAAGTTAGACCTTCTGCCGTTTTCAGATCTGTAATCTGCGACACGAAATGGTCATGAACTTCCATGAGAATATCGACCGGAAGTTTTTTTGCAAAAAGGTAATTTTGAATTTCAGCCTTCTGTTTTTCTGTAATCATAGCTTAAAATCTATTTTTTGTTCCAGATGACGTACTGATTTTTTATATTCAACAAAATAATGATAACCGTAAATCCAGAAGAAAGCATAGACATTAAATATTAAAATTGAAATAAAAAGCCATTTATTAACTTGATGGTTGTTTACAAGGTTCATTAAAGAGAGATAATATTTGTCAAACCTATTGTCAAAATTTAAAAGAACAAGGGTGGGAATCATCAAATTGGCCATTAAAAAATAGTAGGCTCTCTTTTGCAAATAGCTGATATTGTTTTTACCATAAGGTGCAGAAGCTGTTTTAATTATTTTAAGATTAAAAAGTAGGATAATTAAGAAAATGATGACCGCTAAAGAATTGATGGTAAAAATAAAATTGGATGCCAGAGCCTTGTTATAAAACATTAATCCTAATGAAACAAGCAGGTAAGCAGCAAAATAAGGCAATGATTTTTTAAGAATTTCTACACCTGTTTTCCTAATGGTTTGGCGGTGAATTTTTGTATAGCTTTTTTCCCAGGCAAAGCGCCGACACATCTTCAGATCCCACTTCCATGATTTTTTGATCTCATTAAATGAAGTGTTGAAATCTTTATTTTCACATGTTGTCTTGTAGTCTACTTGTTCCAAAATATGATCTAAAATTTCACTTTTTAGATCTAAAGGTAAATTTTTATTACTCAGAAAGAGGGTGAGTTCATGTTTTTGTTGAGAAGTGATCATCTGCTAAAAATGGTATTGAGATTAAACAAATAACTTTTCATTTCCGTTTCCTGATCTGCTTGTTGACGCTTACCTTTCTCTGTTAAAAAATAGTATTTCCGGTCCCTGCCATTAACATTTTGCAAATGGGAATAAATAATTCCTTCGTTTTCTAATTTGTGTAATAGCGGGTAAAGCGCGCCTTCAGTCATTTCTAATTCGCCTTGCGTGAGTTCTTTTGCACGTTTGGTTAACTGGTATCCGTACATTTTTACTTCAGAAGAAAGTAATTTCAGGATGATATTTTGGAGGGTGCCTTTGTATAAAGCGTTCTTTTTTGCCATGGTAATTAGTATACCTTACAAATGTATGCATAAAATTATTAGGTATGTAGAAATGGTTGAATTATTTAAAAAAATAACCGGTCTTGTCCTAGAACTTATAAATCGTTTTCTTGGTTTTGGTCGGAGCAGCTTTACCTCTCAGTGGATTAAGTAATTCCATTAAACCGTTCATTTTTATTTCGTAGATGGTAGAAAGTTGCATGCCTAATTTTCCAGGCGGCATCCCTTGTCGTTGAAACCATTCCAGATAATTTATAGGGAGATTCACGATGAGAGTTCCTTTGTGCTTACCGAAAGGCATTTCAGTTTTGCAGATTTCTAGTAAAATTTCAGGACGGAGCTCAGGAATCATGTTATTTATATTAAATGGAAAGGTCTATTTTTTCTTCAATTTCTTTTGGTTCAGGCATAATTAGATCTCGCTCCTCGTTTGCAAATTCATCACGATATACCTGAATGAGCAAAACAGTAATGGAAATAAGAATGGGGCCGAAGATCAATCCCATAAATCCAAATAAATTAATTCCCATGATGATTCCAAAAACGGTATTCAGCGGGTGAATATTTTCGAGCTTTTTTAATAAAGTAAACCGCAGTAAGTTATCAGTTAAGCCAACTGCAATTAGACAGTATGCAGCAAGTCCTAACCCAGGTCCCATTTGTCCTTCTGCGATCATAAAGATGCAGACCGGCAAATAGACGACAGCTGCTCCGACAATAGGTAACATAGATCCAACACAGGTTAATGCAAAAAGTAGGATAGGACTTGGTGCCCCAAAAATGAAATATCCTATAACCGCAATAATTCCTTGACCTATCGCTACAACGGGAATACCGATTGCATTCGCAAGAACCATTTTACGAATTTTCTCTCCCAGTAAATTAACATTTGCACGTTTTAGTGGTGCAGAACTTTGTAGAAGTCTTTCGAATAAATGGG comes from the Chryseobacterium sp. SNU WT5 genome and includes:
- a CDS encoding PQQ-dependent sugar dehydrogenase: MKSPTDTISIFLIFLVLTSCNGNSKTISNKDHNETPKGQLPNPETADKNAPSYQSAFTGQSRVKGLKTNTPYNVEIINSNLGKPWGIINLPDGRFITTEKSGFMRILSKDGQLLTTITGFPKVDSKAQGGLLDVALDPDFTSNRMIYYTFSEPVEGGNHTAVGKGRLSADEKMIENLQVIFRATPTYDGKLHYGSRLLFDREGNLFVSTGERSDIQTRPFAQDPLAYLGKVLRITKEGKPATENPFIGNSKFKPEIYSYGHRNPQGLAMDEKGQLWEAEMGPKGGDEVNLIQPGKNYGWGNITYGLEYSGKKINNGITQKEGTEQPIYYWDPSISMSGIDFYTGNIDEWKNNMMLGCLSGEKIIRLVIINNKVVGEEWLLEDQNERFRDILSGQDGNLYSITDSGKFYRISKK
- a CDS encoding BlaI/MecI/CopY family transcriptional regulator, yielding MKQRLTEAEKEIMEILWDRNTAFMKDILDLYPEPKPASTTVATLLKRMQTKDLVGYKTFGNSREYFPKVEKEVYFNHEMTSMIDRFFNSSVSQFASFFASNKKLSQSQLKDLRDIIDHQIKD
- a CDS encoding M56 family metallopeptidase; this translates as METLILKILISSCLLIGFYYVFLEKDRTFKFNRVFLLTTLLFAYAVPFIPFGSRLKTIGESNLLIGNPLPIIPQLNGSESTSVDWVRILIIAYLLVSALFLIKFIYAIAKIKFVKGEQRRLGDQKVMIIEKDYAPFSFLSTMYFNKKYFINDQIDDRIFLHEKCHIQEKHSADILFVEFLKILSWFNPALFFYKKAMVANHEFLADDYVLRRNHDIRNYQHLILKEIKFSQHFNLTHQFDFNNTKKRFIMMTSKNSRFTTLKKIALLPVLVILFVSFTKKSTGQNNSENDKRTSFIKQVKESSIIPTIAKKNDDTDLLSIIAKRTVENLAVSADTVRTKVKQAEVAPAPVAPPKPVEAQGETVDILPEFPGGINAFRSLLASKFNTAIFKGDEGLIKATVYTNIDENGKMTDIFAEGTNQNFNREAERALTMISADHVWIPAKLHGKPVKYRFKLPLTMKFEGPAVRK
- the uvrB gene encoding excinuclease ABC subunit UvrB, with product MQFKLESEYKPTGDQPNAIKKLTEGLEIGEKYQTLLGVTGSGKTFTIANVINNVQKPTLVLAHNKTLAAQLFMEFKEFFPENAVEYFVSYYDYYQPEAFIASTNTYIEKDLSINEEVEKLRLSATASLLSGRRDVLIVASVSCIYGIGNPAEFHKSLISIEKNQKVTRTSLLHSLVNALYSRTINEFTRGTFRVKGDVVDVFPAYADNAIRIQFFGDEIETIQSFDPTSGNVMQVFDQIQIYPANLFVTSKETQVSAIKEIQDDMVKQVDFFNDIEKPYEAKRLQERTEFDLEMMKELGYCSGIENYSRYFDGRLPGSRPFCLLDYFPKDYLMVIDESHVTVSQVHAMYGGDRSRKEVLVEHGFRLPAAMDNRPLKFEEFEAIQNQVIYVSATPADYELEKTGGEYIEQLIRPTGLLDPVIEIRPSLNQIDDLMEEIQKRAEVDERTLVTTLTKKMAEELTKYFTKFGIRTRYIHSDVETLDRIQIMQDLRVGLFDVLVGVNLLREGLDLPEVSLVAILDADKEGMLRSRRSMTQTVGRAARNLNGKAILYADKMTKSMQATIDETAYRRQKQIEYNEKHGMVPTALNKKISEVLVGRSKDFPDEKYTQKEILRKVAEQKATYGNEDIEKLVAEKQKAMENAAKNLDFIKAAKLRDEINALKTE
- a CDS encoding PadR family transcriptional regulator encodes the protein MAKKNALYKGTLQNIILKLLSSEVKMYGYQLTKRAKELTQGELEMTEGALYPLLHKLENEGIIYSHLQNVNGRDRKYYFLTEKGKRQQADQETEMKSYLFNLNTIFSR
- a CDS encoding DUF3820 family protein, with translation MIPELRPEILLEICKTEMPFGKHKGTLIVNLPINYLEWFQRQGMPPGKLGMQLSTIYEIKMNGLMELLNPLRGKAAPTKTKKTIYKF